The Verrucomicrobium spinosum DSM 4136 = JCM 18804 DNA segment CTGAAGGGGTAGTCCGAGCCCGCCCGACCGTTCCTACTGTCCCGGCCTCGAGCCCGGCTCGGCCCGGTCCCAGACTTCCACTTCCTCTTTCTTCAGTACCATGATGACCTCGTGGCCATTGCGCAGCAATCCCTCAAACTCCCAGGGGAACCCGAAGTCCGCCTTCAGTCTCATGAACATTTCCAGCATGTCGAACTGGGTCCACACGTGGAAGTGGATGTCGAGGTGGGGCAGGGCGTGGACTTCCTCGCGAGTGAGGAGTTCCTTGGTCATCGTGTTGGAGCCCACCCCTTTGATGGCGTTGTGACGATGCACATCCAGATAGTGATCGTACAAGCTTTGCGCGGGGCCTTCCTGGTGGTCCTTCACCAGGTGTTCGTAGGGGGTGATGGGCCGGTTGAAGTCGAATGTGTAGCGTTTGTCAGGGAGGGTGATGAAGAGGTGGCCACCCAGCTTCAACTTGCTCATGAAGACCTGCAGCGTGCCGATCACATCCTGGCAATGTTCCAGCATGTGGTTCGCTATGAGATGATCCAGGCTGTCGTCAGGGATCAGTTCCAGCTTTTCGCCGTCGCCCACATAGTCCACATGCACGAGTTCGTTGCCCTCGGCCGCCAGTTCCGGGCAGCGGGCCTTGTTGTCTTCTGCGCTCAAGTAGTCGTAGTACTTGGTCACCACGCCATCGGCGGTGGGGGTGGGGCGATGCAGGGCACCGATCTCCAATCCCTTCCCCCGCAGGAAACGGATGCTCATGAAGGCGCGTCCTTCATCGATCATGGGCCCGACGCCCTTGTTCTTGCCCAGGCGTTTCCGCGCAGCATGCACCTCCTTTTTCAAAGTGCCCAGTTCCTTCTGCGCCGCTTCAAGCTTCTGGCGTGTGTCGTCGAGTTTCTGACGCAGGGAGCTGGCGGTCTTGGCTTTGACGAACGGAAATTTCATGGAACTGGGTGGAGCGCTCGTGGCTCTTGTGGCCCGTGCGGAGCGCCTTTGGCTGGTATTTTTGCCGTGTGTTTAGCACCGATGTTCTCCGCCCAGAGAGCATTTTGCATGCACTTTGACAAGAGCATTCGACATGGAGGCGACTTGATTCAGTCGAATCAATCCCGCCGGGGGGGAGCGTTCCTGTGGTAGTCTGCAAACAAAAGGCCGCAGTCCGAAGACTGCGGCCTTGATGATTGGGCACCAATGGGTGGGGAAGGGCAGGGCCTACCCCAGCATCTGGCGGAGTACGGGCACCATCTGCACATACAGACTCTGACCGCCGAGGCGGCTGAGCTGGTCGGTGATGAGGGCTGGATCGTCTGGGAGGTCGGCGGGCAGGCTCTCTTCGTTGATGTGCTCACCCAGTTCCACGCGCGTGCAGATGCGGTTGCCGCCGCAGGTGCGATTCACGGTGAACTTGCCGCCAGCGGTGACCAGCGTCATTTCCTGGAGCGGCTCGGTGCCAGTGCCTTCATGCACATTGACCGTGACCGTTTGGCCGTCGGGCAGGACCAGTGCGAAGCGGTCGCCTTCGCGTTTCAATTCGCATTTCATGCGGACTGTCATCCAGGCGACGAGCAGCAGGCCGGCGATGCGCTGGCCTGGGGCGTGGGCCACCTCGATGCTCTGGAGTTGCCGCAGCTCCGCAATGGCGGCGGTGGACTGGAAGCAGGAGGCCAGCGCAGTGCGGAAGAGGTGGGAGCGCAGCCAGCTCAGATCGTAGCTGCGGAAACGGGCGGTCTTCTGGCTCTGGGCTTCTTCCAGGGTGGAGAACGCCTTCGCGGGGTCGGTCCAGGTGGAGCTGTCCACAAAGAGCAGGTCAAAGACGCTGTAGAGGCGCTCGCTGAAGCTCTGGGTGAGATCGCCCTGCCACCAGCAGACCAACGGGAGGTCGGAGTCCAGGTGGGCGAAGACGATGTTCCGGACTTCGTCCAGATTGCCGCCCTGTAGCAAGAAGGAAATCTGCTCACTGCAGACGGACTTGT contains these protein-coding regions:
- a CDS encoding glucose-6-phosphate dehydrogenase assembly protein OpcA, translating into MSTLTEDSLAILGQEVPLGRVDKALKELWGADNARTKASLMNFAIYSEESSSLEKNTTLLAEITQEHACRGLLILAQPGKTATTPRAWITAHCQLHEGHKSVCSEQISFLLQGGNLDEVRNIVFAHLDSDLPLVCWWQGDLTQSFSERLYSVFDLLFVDSSTWTDPAKAFSTLEEAQSQKTARFRSYDLSWLRSHLFRTALASCFQSTAAIAELRQLQSIEVAHAPGQRIAGLLLVAWMTVRMKCELKREGDRFALVLPDGQTVTVNVHEGTGTEPLQEMTLVTAGGKFTVNRTCGGNRICTRVELGEHINEESLPADLPDDPALITDQLSRLGGQSLYVQMVPVLRQMLG
- a CDS encoding methyltransferase domain-containing protein — translated: MKFPFVKAKTASSLRQKLDDTRQKLEAAQKELGTLKKEVHAARKRLGKNKGVGPMIDEGRAFMSIRFLRGKGLEIGALHRPTPTADGVVTKYYDYLSAEDNKARCPELAAEGNELVHVDYVGDGEKLELIPDDSLDHLIANHMLEHCQDVIGTLQVFMSKLKLGGHLFITLPDKRYTFDFNRPITPYEHLVKDHQEGPAQSLYDHYLDVHRHNAIKGVGSNTMTKELLTREEVHALPHLDIHFHVWTQFDMLEMFMRLKADFGFPWEFEGLLRNGHEVIMVLKKEEVEVWDRAEPGSRPGQ